One genomic region from Phragmites australis chromosome 1, lpPhrAust1.1, whole genome shotgun sequence encodes:
- the LOC133897050 gene encoding LEAF RUST 10 DISEASE-RESISTANCE LOCUS RECEPTOR-LIKE PROTEIN KINASE-like 1.2 isoform X4 translates to MHACPVPAAAVLCPAMLLLLALLASPTTAVALNTAPSCAPASCGGLAIAYPFWLAGTHRAECGYRAFQVSCDNMGNASLKNSLWTYRILDIFYGNSSFRVTNVELSDGTCNVEMVVNASSDLGLAPFKINPQNQELFFLYNCTWQASKLPLSWAPVSCTNYSSNSFAWLAGMYRSDDILMPLPGNCTVSVMPVLGYEGARGADYQRLMKGGFLLEYKADDCADCTETGGRCRIDVNDDAFECQCSDGVFPVICGSKRTGRKIILIAKIQLTV, encoded by the coding sequence ATGCATGCGTGTCCTGTTCCTGCAGCTGCCGTGCTGTGCCCAGCCATGCTGCTACTGCTCGCTCTGCTAGCCAGTCCCACCACCGCTGTCGCCCTGAACACGGCGCCGTCCTGCGCACCGGCGTCCTGCGGCGGCCTGGCCATCGCCTACCCGTTCTGGCTCGCCGGCACGCATCGGGCGGAGTGCGGCTACCGAGCCTTCCAAGTCTCATGCGACAACATGGGCAACGCTTCCCTCAAGAACTCGCTCTGGACGTACCGGATCCTGGACATCTTCTATGGAAACAGCTCGTTCAGAGTCACCAACGTCGAGCTGTCCGACGGCACCTGCAACGTCGAGATGGTCGTCAACGCCTCCTCCGACCTCGGCCTCGCGCCGTTCAAGATTAACCCCCAAAACCAGGAGCTCTTCTTCCTTTACAACTGCACCTGGCAGGCATCGAAGCTGCCCCTTTCTTGGGCGCCCGTGAGCTGTACGAATTACTCGTCCAACTCATTCGCCTGGCTTGCTGGGATGTACAGGTCCGACGACATTCTGATGCCACTTCCCGGAAACTGCACGGTGTCAGTGATGCCGGTGCTTGGATACGAGGGGGCGAGGGGGGCAGACTATCAGCGGCTAATGAAGGGTGGGTTTCTGCTCGAGTACAAGGCTGATGATTGCGCGGATTGCACCGAGACCGGCGGCCGGTGCCGCATCGATGTCAACGACGATGCGTTCGAGTGTCAATGCTCCGACGGCGTGTTCCCGGTGATCTGCG